One Prunus dulcis chromosome 8, ALMONDv2, whole genome shotgun sequence DNA window includes the following coding sequences:
- the LOC117637284 gene encoding probable carboxylesterase 5, with the protein MDPKSSSTEISVEFPTIFRIYKDGRVERLKGTETVPPSTDPETGVRSKDIVLSPESGLSARIFLPKLTDPTRKLPLLVFIHGGAFVIESPYSPLYHNHAALLTSEANVVVLSVNYRRAPEHPLPVAYEDSWEALQWAAAHSNRNGPEAWLNDYVNFDRVFVGGDSAGATLTHHVVHRAGVHGLSGAKIVGMILFHPFFGNGKPDKLLEVVFPECNGLDDPRVNPGKDPKLGKIGCRRVLVFVAEKDFLRDRAWAYYESLKKSGWGGVVEILESEGEDHVFHLFNPSCDKAVALVQKVVSFINQD; encoded by the coding sequence ATGGACCCAAAATCCTCCTCAACCGAAATATCAGTCGAGTTCCCGACGATCTTCAGAATCTACAAAGATGGTCGCGTCGAAAGACTTAAAGGCACCGAAACCGTCCCGCCTTCCACCGACCCCGAAACCGGAGTCCGATCCAAAGACATCGTCCTGTCGCCCGAATCCGGACTCTCCGCACGCATCTTCCTACCCAAACTCACAGACCCGACCCGGAAGCTCCCCCTCCTTGTTTTCATCCACGGCGGCGCTTTCGTCATCGAGTCCCCCTACTCTCCTCTCTACCACAACCACGCCGCTTTGCTAACATCCGAAGCAAACGTCGTTGTCTTGTCTGTGAACTATAGGCGTGCCCCCGAGCACCCACTCCCTGTTGCGTATGAAGACTCATGGGAAGCACTCCAATGGGCCGCGGCCCATTCGAATCGTAATGGACCCGAGGCCTGGCTCAACGATTATGTTAACTTTGACCGTGTTTTCGTGGGCGGGGACAGCGCCGGGGCAACCCTTACGCACCACGTGGTACATCGTGCCGGAGTCCATGGCCTGAGCGGGGCAAAGATAGTTGGCATGATTTTGTTTCACCCGTTTTTTGGGAACGGAAAGCCCGATAAGCTACTCGAGGTTGTTTTTCCAGAGTGTAATGGGCTGGACGACCCGAGAGTGAACCCGGGGAAGGATCCGAAATTGGGGAAGATTGGGTGTCGGAGGGTGTTGGTTTTTGTGGCTGAGAAGGACTTTTTGAGGGACAGGGCCTGGGCTTACTATGAGTCATTGAAGAAGAGTGGGTGGGGTGGGGTGGTTGAGATTTTGGAGAGTGAAGGGGAGGACCATGTGTTCCATTTGTTCAACCCAAGCTGTGACAAAGCTGTGGCTTTGGTCCAAAAGGTggtttctttcataaatcaggaCTAG